TCCAAGGCGGCAGCACCTTTTATGACGCTTATTTTTTGGTTTGCATTGATGTCTACATTGGGTGCATGCTCATCCCCCCATTCCATGTCTTGCATGCGTACGTTGTTATTGAGAATCAAAATTCTACTACCGTTCAGCCCTTGTATTACAGGCTTAACGATATTCCCACCAGTATTCAAAGTGGATACCCCAGCAATCTTTTTAAGGGCATCTCCCAAACTACCGCCACTACTTCGCTCTAATTCTTTTTGGGATAGGGATTCCTCCTGTCCGGAGTTGGTGTTCTTTGGAATATTGCTAACAACCTTTACCTCTTCCAGTTCCTCTAAATGATGTTCTAAAAGAATCTTTTCAAATGTATCTCCGTTAATGGTAACCACTACAAACTTGGTTGTACATACCGGATGCGACACCTCCAATTCAATGACTCCATCACATAAATTTCTAAAACTAAATTTCCCATCTTCTTTGGAAATTGTCGTTTTGTCCAAACCTGTAATAGATATCGTGGCACCACTAAGCGGGGTATTGTCATGAAAATCAATAACACTCCCAATCAAAATTGAATTACAATCTTGGGCAAATAGGTTAAAGCCTGTAAATAGAAAAAACAGTATTAAACAATACTTCATGGAATGATTTTTACGCTAAAGAATATCGATAAACTGAGTATACCGATTTTTAAAACAAAAATTAGCGTAAATAGGGTGGAGGTCTTCCGAATGAATTATAGGGGATAAGAATGGAGGACAAACTTGTTGTTGTCTCCAAATTAAGTTTTTTATATGGTACCGCTAAAAGTAATAGGGCTACAACAACTATGGTAGCTATTTGAAAACTTGTTGTTTGGTCTTGAAATGAAAAATAGCAGGTAATGCAATTTTCAATTTTATCCGCAGAGTTATCTTGATGGGAATAGATATGAAAAGAACTTACCTTAAAAAGCATTAAGGTAAATAGAATAAAAGCTGAGAGATATGTGAATATCTTTCTTTTCATAGATGCAAAACTAACAAATGCATTAGCATTATTTGTTAAATAAAACTTAACTATTAATTGTTGAAGAAAAATCCGAGACCAACTCTCTTCAACATTTTCTTCTCGAAATTCCAAAAGAATTTAAATTGACCGAAAAGCCAACCATAGGCAACCAAGAGAATTTGGTAGAAAGGGAAAATCAACAAAATCCTAAGGGTCCAGTAGATTAGTGAACCCCACCAAGCATCAGGAAAATATTCTTTTTGTAGGCCAATAAGATTTAGAAAAGGTTTTGCCACATAGACAGAAGAGGACCCGGTAATGGCAAAAACGAAAAATATGACCACTAACTGAAAATTATTCTGTACTCCCCAACGTTCTTTTAATCTTTGCATGTAGACAAAATCAGTTGCAAAGATACTATCTAAATCCTAGGTAAGAAAGGGCCCAATCGTTGGTTGTATTTGCGTTGAAAATAAATGAAGTAGTTGTATAGTTTGTAATTTACTTCA
This window of the Maribacter cobaltidurans genome carries:
- a CDS encoding DUF6787 family protein encodes the protein MQRLKERWGVQNNFQLVVIFFVFAITGSSSVYVAKPFLNLIGLQKEYFPDAWWGSLIYWTLRILLIFPFYQILLVAYGWLFGQFKFFWNFEKKMLKRVGLGFFFNN